Proteins encoded in a region of the Candidatus Alcyoniella australis genome:
- a CDS encoding ASKHA domain-containing protein, giving the protein MADNVRVTFLPDNVSTLVERGASVLSAAVRAGVHIDAACGGSGTCGRCKVRVLQGQTSSPSTSALSADEAARGLVLACRCEVHSDALIALSEQARVEPSALSSVPAATAAGPGAAEHAPAEFVLDPPVSRLDLELPEPTLADNVGDLERVLREVKRQHGINVTQIDPMALHGLGTALREGDWRATAIVRSESGQTPRLLAIQSGLRGAGCALSLDIGTTTIWGRLDDLASGTTLATASDYNSQVSLGEDVITRIVHAEQPGGLQRLQQSVVRTINGVLSRLIQDAGIARHDVVQATVAGNTTMTHLLCGFDPRSIRRAPYVPLASSFPPLRAAQLGIELPEQVPLRALSAVSSWVGGDITAGVLASGLDRDPRLTLYVDLGTNGEIVVGNNEWMASASCSAGPAFEGGGVGCGVRAAAGAINAFRIDRATCEPMVVTIGQAPAIGVCGVGLVQMLSELYCAGLLEPNGRFADPSRSPRLRERDGRTHYVVVEAANSADGVEIVLSESDVENVLRAKAAMYAGIVTVLEQVELSVDDLQRVIIAGALGNFLDLQSCVRIGLFPDIARERFSYIGNGSLLGARAAALSREALERSERIAGSITNIELVDNARFIDNYTSALFLPHTDLSRFPSVASDRRGCGEKR; this is encoded by the coding sequence ATGGCCGATAACGTGCGCGTCACTTTCCTGCCCGACAACGTCTCGACCCTGGTCGAACGCGGCGCAAGCGTGCTTTCGGCCGCGGTGCGCGCAGGGGTGCACATCGACGCGGCCTGCGGCGGCAGCGGGACCTGCGGACGCTGCAAAGTGCGCGTACTGCAAGGCCAGACAAGTTCTCCGAGCACTTCGGCGCTGAGCGCCGATGAGGCTGCGCGCGGTCTGGTGCTTGCCTGCCGTTGCGAGGTTCACAGCGACGCGTTGATCGCACTGAGCGAACAGGCGCGGGTCGAACCCTCGGCGCTCTCAAGCGTCCCCGCCGCAACTGCTGCCGGACCGGGTGCCGCAGAACATGCACCCGCAGAGTTCGTCCTGGACCCGCCGGTATCCCGTCTCGACCTTGAACTCCCCGAACCGACCCTGGCCGACAACGTGGGAGATCTCGAACGCGTGCTGCGCGAGGTCAAACGGCAGCACGGCATCAACGTGACCCAGATCGATCCGATGGCGCTACACGGATTGGGCACTGCATTGCGCGAGGGCGACTGGCGCGCGACCGCTATTGTGCGTAGCGAGTCCGGCCAAACCCCGCGGCTGTTGGCGATCCAATCCGGACTACGCGGCGCGGGCTGCGCCCTATCGCTGGACATCGGCACGACCACGATCTGGGGACGGCTGGACGACTTGGCCAGCGGTACGACCCTGGCCACGGCCTCGGACTACAACAGCCAGGTCTCGCTGGGCGAAGACGTAATCACGCGCATCGTGCATGCCGAACAGCCCGGCGGGCTGCAACGGCTGCAACAGTCTGTAGTGCGCACGATCAACGGCGTGCTCTCGCGGCTGATCCAGGACGCTGGAATCGCGCGCCACGACGTGGTGCAGGCCACGGTCGCGGGCAACACCACCATGACCCACCTGCTGTGCGGCTTTGATCCGCGCTCAATCCGACGCGCGCCCTACGTGCCGCTGGCAAGCAGCTTCCCTCCGCTGCGCGCGGCCCAGTTGGGGATCGAGCTTCCCGAGCAAGTGCCATTGCGGGCGCTCAGCGCGGTATCGAGCTGGGTCGGCGGCGACATCACGGCAGGGGTATTGGCCTCGGGCCTGGACCGCGATCCGCGGCTGACGCTCTACGTCGATTTGGGGACCAACGGCGAGATCGTGGTCGGCAACAACGAGTGGATGGCCAGCGCCTCGTGCTCTGCCGGCCCGGCGTTCGAGGGCGGCGGCGTGGGTTGCGGTGTACGCGCAGCGGCCGGAGCGATCAACGCCTTTCGCATCGACCGCGCGACCTGCGAGCCGATGGTCGTAACCATCGGCCAAGCTCCGGCAATCGGCGTGTGCGGCGTGGGGCTGGTGCAGATGCTCTCCGAACTTTACTGCGCCGGGCTGCTCGAGCCCAACGGCCGTTTCGCCGATCCATCGCGAAGCCCTCGACTGCGCGAGCGCGACGGCCGTACCCATTACGTAGTGGTCGAGGCCGCCAACTCGGCCGACGGCGTAGAGATCGTACTGAGCGAATCCGACGTGGAGAACGTGCTGCGCGCCAAGGCGGCGATGTACGCCGGGATCGTCACCGTGCTCGAGCAGGTCGAACTGAGTGTGGACGATTTACAGCGGGTAATCATCGCCGGCGCGTTGGGCAACTTTCTCGATCTGCAAAGCTGCGTGCGCATCGGCCTGTTCCCGGACATCGCGCGCGAACGCTTCAGCTACATCGGCAACGGCTCACTGCTCGGTGCGCGGGCCGCGGCCCTGAGTCGCGAGGCGCTGGAGCGCAGCGAACGCATCGCCGGTTCGATCACCAACATCGAGCTGGTGGACAACGCACGCTTCATCGATAACTACACCTCGGCGCTATTCCTGCCGCACACCGACCTCTCGCGCTTTCCCAGCGTCGCGTCGGATCGCCGCGGCTGCGGAGAAAAACGATGA
- a CDS encoding acetyl-CoA decarbonylase/synthase complex subunit delta has protein sequence MADFPKVESSGSINQQRLGEGEHGLSLGGQAAYPFHTFDGSIPNPPALALEIHDRPPTDWPEALNEIYSEVYADPANWARKCVELGADALVLTLTSIDPNGDDASAESAVETVKAVAAAIDRPLIVWGVDNEPKDGEVLRAVAEAIDGRRLVLGPVVEGNYKQVGAGAIGFKHMVAANSPIDINLAKQLSILLGNLGVHEEDILIDPTTGGLGYGLEYSYSVMERARIAALVQGDEKLQFPMLNMVGKEVWKSKEAKVSADQQPTWGDARARGISIECITGVSLLLAGSDLLVLRHPESLKRLRAYIAQMVQ, from the coding sequence ATGGCCGATTTTCCCAAGGTCGAGTCGAGCGGCTCGATCAATCAGCAGCGGCTGGGCGAGGGCGAGCATGGCCTGTCTCTCGGCGGTCAGGCGGCTTACCCGTTTCATACTTTCGACGGGTCGATCCCCAATCCCCCGGCCCTGGCCCTCGAGATCCACGATCGCCCGCCGACTGATTGGCCTGAGGCGCTCAACGAGATCTACTCCGAGGTCTACGCCGACCCCGCGAATTGGGCCCGCAAGTGCGTCGAGCTTGGGGCTGACGCGCTGGTGCTGACCCTGACCAGCATCGACCCCAACGGCGACGATGCTTCGGCCGAATCCGCCGTGGAAACGGTCAAGGCCGTGGCCGCGGCGATCGACAGGCCGCTGATCGTCTGGGGCGTGGACAACGAGCCCAAGGACGGCGAGGTGCTGCGCGCCGTGGCCGAGGCAATCGACGGCCGACGGCTGGTTCTCGGCCCGGTGGTCGAGGGCAACTACAAGCAGGTCGGCGCGGGCGCCATCGGCTTCAAACACATGGTGGCGGCCAACTCGCCGATCGACATCAACCTGGCCAAGCAGCTGAGCATCCTGCTGGGCAACCTCGGGGTACACGAGGAAGACATCCTGATCGACCCCACCACCGGCGGCCTGGGCTATGGCCTGGAGTACAGCTACTCGGTGATGGAACGGGCGCGCATCGCGGCCCTGGTGCAGGGCGACGAAAAGCTGCAGTTCCCGATGCTGAACATGGTCGGCAAGGAGGTCTGGAAATCCAAAGAGGCCAAGGTGTCTGCCGACCAGCAGCCGACCTGGGGCGACGCTCGCGCACGCGGCATTTCCATCGAGTGCATCACCGGGGTCAGCCTGCTGCTGGCCGGTTCCGACCTGCTGGTGCTGCGCCACCCCGAATCGCTCAAACGACTGCGCGCCTACATCGCGCAGATGGTTCAGTAG
- the acsB gene encoding acetyl-CoA decarbonylase/synthase complex subunit alpha/beta: protein MSKIVASLGIQGAQQIIERATAALDRAVTAHGLDCPVGFPNTAYFLPVTYGILGIKVERLEQMRPALQRCCELLPAAPDEDVHLPYLGPALDAGMAALIGEELIEAIRCVEQPELYLGGEEIDGHNIWLGAADDVVLRKRGVEFVDGSAPGFAAILGSAPDPQTAVAIAEELQRKNLYVFMAGSSNGTTFAEQLVQSGVQVGWNTRLVPFGSEASAAAYAFGFATRAAMSFGGIGPGEFSAILRYNKERIFAFALTLGAITPEWAAIGLGALNYGFPIIADSAVPEVLISGVCTYEHLVADVPHESIVSRAIEARGLKVQISEVPVPVAYGPAYEGERVRGEDIFIEMGGGRTPAVEWTTSLPMNQVEDGDVQVIGPKLDDCEPGSQLPLAIKVEVAGRKMQPDFEPILERQIHHLLNYAQGVMHIGQRDLLWLRVSRAAAAKGFELAHLGRILHAKYHEDFGNIVDKVQVRIYTERDDVQRVLDQAQAVYLERDERISGMTDEQTDPFYSCTLCQSFAPAHVCIVTPERAGLCGAYSWLDCKASFEINPTGPNQPVHKGETLDAAFGQWAGVNEFVRKASRGKIERIDAYSIMREPMTACGCFECLAAVLPLCNGIMIVDRDHSGMTPCGMKFTTLAGTVGGGQMTPGFLGHSKLYISSRKFISAEGGIKRLVWMPRKLKEEIRGRFERRAAQLGIPDLLQRVADETVGTTEEQILPFLEQKQHPALTMDPIL, encoded by the coding sequence ATGTCGAAGATCGTCGCATCGCTGGGGATACAGGGCGCACAGCAGATCATCGAGCGCGCGACCGCCGCGCTGGATCGGGCCGTGACTGCCCACGGTCTTGATTGCCCTGTCGGGTTTCCCAACACCGCCTACTTTCTGCCGGTGACCTACGGCATCCTCGGGATCAAGGTCGAGCGGCTCGAGCAAATGCGTCCGGCGCTCCAGCGCTGTTGCGAACTGCTGCCCGCTGCGCCGGACGAAGACGTGCACCTGCCCTACCTCGGACCGGCGCTCGACGCGGGCATGGCCGCGCTGATCGGCGAGGAACTGATCGAGGCGATCCGCTGCGTGGAGCAGCCCGAGCTGTACCTCGGCGGCGAGGAGATCGACGGACACAACATTTGGCTCGGCGCTGCCGACGATGTGGTGCTGCGCAAACGTGGCGTGGAGTTCGTCGACGGATCCGCGCCGGGCTTCGCCGCGATCCTCGGATCAGCCCCCGATCCGCAGACCGCCGTGGCGATCGCCGAAGAGCTACAGCGTAAGAACCTCTACGTGTTTATGGCCGGATCGTCCAACGGCACGACCTTCGCCGAACAGCTGGTGCAATCCGGAGTGCAGGTCGGCTGGAACACGCGGCTGGTGCCCTTTGGCAGCGAGGCTTCGGCCGCGGCCTACGCCTTCGGCTTTGCCACACGGGCGGCAATGAGCTTCGGCGGCATCGGCCCCGGAGAGTTCAGCGCGATCCTGCGCTACAACAAAGAGCGGATTTTCGCCTTTGCCCTGACCCTGGGCGCGATCACCCCCGAGTGGGCGGCGATCGGCCTGGGCGCGTTGAACTACGGCTTCCCGATCATCGCCGACAGCGCGGTGCCCGAGGTGCTGATCAGCGGCGTGTGCACCTACGAGCACCTGGTGGCCGACGTGCCCCACGAGAGCATCGTCAGCCGGGCGATCGAGGCCCGCGGTCTCAAAGTTCAGATCAGCGAGGTGCCGGTGCCAGTGGCCTACGGCCCGGCGTACGAGGGCGAGCGCGTACGCGGCGAGGATATTTTTATCGAGATGGGCGGCGGCCGCACGCCGGCCGTGGAGTGGACAACGTCGCTGCCGATGAACCAGGTCGAGGACGGCGACGTGCAAGTGATCGGACCAAAGCTTGACGATTGCGAGCCGGGCTCGCAGCTGCCGCTGGCAATCAAGGTCGAGGTCGCCGGACGCAAGATGCAGCCGGACTTCGAGCCGATCCTCGAGCGCCAGATCCATCACCTGCTGAACTACGCCCAGGGCGTAATGCATATCGGCCAGCGCGACCTGCTGTGGCTGCGCGTCTCGCGCGCGGCCGCGGCCAAGGGCTTCGAGCTGGCGCACCTGGGGCGCATCCTGCACGCCAAGTATCACGAGGACTTTGGCAACATCGTCGACAAGGTTCAGGTGCGGATCTACACCGAACGCGACGACGTGCAGCGCGTGCTCGATCAGGCCCAGGCGGTCTACCTCGAGCGCGACGAGCGGATCAGCGGGATGACCGACGAGCAGACCGATCCATTCTACTCCTGCACGCTGTGCCAGAGCTTCGCGCCGGCGCACGTCTGCATCGTCACGCCCGAGCGCGCGGGACTGTGCGGCGCCTACTCCTGGCTCGACTGCAAAGCCTCATTCGAGATCAATCCCACCGGCCCCAACCAGCCGGTGCACAAAGGCGAAACCCTTGACGCGGCCTTCGGCCAATGGGCCGGGGTCAACGAGTTCGTGCGTAAAGCCTCGCGCGGCAAGATCGAGCGCATCGACGCCTACAGCATCATGCGCGAACCGATGACCGCCTGCGGTTGCTTCGAATGTTTGGCCGCGGTGCTGCCGCTGTGCAACGGAATCATGATCGTCGACCGCGACCACAGCGGCATGACGCCCTGCGGCATGAAGTTCACTACGCTGGCCGGTACGGTCGGCGGCGGGCAGATGACTCCGGGCTTCCTGGGCCACTCCAAACTCTACATCAGCAGCCGCAAGTTCATCTCAGCCGAGGGCGGCATCAAGCGCTTGGTCTGGATGCCGCGCAAACTCAAGGAAGAAATCCGTGGCCGCTTCGAGCGCCGCGCCGCACAGCTGGGAATCCCCGATCTGCTCCAGCGCGTGGCCGACGAGACCGTGGGCACCACCGAGGAACAAATTTTGCCCTTCCTCGAACAGAAGCAACACCCGGCGCTGACCATGGACCCGATACTCTGA
- a CDS encoding AAA family ATPase yields MTKVIALAGKGGTGKTTVAGMIVRRLVERWPGPVLALDGDANDNLSETLGLARRGSIAGVTDEFASQRDDLPSGMTKEALLEMRVSASISEGRGMDLLVMGHPEGPGCYCYVNNVLRSQIERLQSNYRFVVIDNEAGMEHVSRRTTRKIDLLLLVADYSAKSLRAATRVAQVARELELDVKRTGLILNGAPQDHSALEPELQATGLELLAVLPHSDRVRDNDVQARSVFELPQDDPALVATAELVDRLVADIAVSQG; encoded by the coding sequence ATGACAAAGGTTATCGCGCTGGCGGGCAAGGGCGGCACGGGCAAGACCACCGTGGCCGGGATGATCGTGCGGCGGCTGGTGGAGCGCTGGCCCGGGCCGGTGTTGGCCCTTGACGGCGACGCCAACGACAACCTGTCCGAGACCTTGGGCCTGGCGCGGCGCGGCAGCATCGCGGGCGTAACCGACGAGTTCGCGTCACAGCGCGACGACCTGCCCTCGGGCATGACCAAGGAAGCGCTGCTGGAAATGCGGGTCAGCGCCTCGATCAGCGAGGGGCGCGGAATGGACCTGTTGGTGATGGGCCACCCCGAGGGACCGGGCTGCTATTGCTACGTCAACAACGTGCTGCGCTCGCAAATCGAACGCCTGCAATCGAACTACCGTTTTGTTGTGATCGACAACGAGGCGGGGATGGAGCACGTCAGCCGCCGCACCACGCGCAAGATCGATTTACTGCTGCTGGTGGCCGACTATTCGGCCAAGTCGCTGCGCGCCGCGACGCGGGTTGCACAGGTCGCACGCGAGCTGGAGCTGGACGTGAAACGCACCGGGCTGATTCTCAATGGTGCGCCGCAAGATCACTCGGCGCTGGAGCCCGAGCTGCAAGCGACCGGCCTGGAGCTGCTGGCCGTGCTGCCTCACAGCGACCGTGTGCGCGACAACGACGTGCAGGCGCGCTCGGTTTTTGAGCTGCCGCAGGACGATCCGGCGCTGGTCGCAACGGCCGAACTGGTTGACAGGCTGGTCGCGGATATCGCAGTTTCTCAGGGTTGA
- the folE2 gene encoding GTP cyclohydrolase FolE2 encodes MSKRDWIDVASQPDERNIPIDKVGVKNVRYPIKVLDRSRGTQSTVAAFNMYVSLPHSFKGTHMSRFIEILNEHRGEISTKNFKQVLREIRHRLDAEAAHLEVEFPYFIEKQAPVSKAMGLMEYRCSIVGTLRADRYDVVVTVRVPVTTLCPCSKAISERGAHNQRGTVSISFRFDSLVWIEEIIELAEGSASSAVYSILKREDEKYVTEHAFDNPVFVEDVVRNVAQRLREMAHITWYAVEVENDESIHNHSAYAYVEHDKREADGR; translated from the coding sequence GTGAGCAAGCGCGATTGGATCGACGTGGCCAGCCAACCCGACGAGCGGAATATCCCCATCGACAAGGTCGGCGTGAAGAACGTGCGCTACCCGATCAAGGTCCTCGACCGCTCGCGCGGGACCCAGAGCACGGTGGCGGCGTTCAACATGTACGTCAGCCTGCCGCACAGCTTCAAGGGCACGCACATGAGCCGCTTTATCGAGATCCTCAACGAGCATCGCGGCGAAATCTCGACCAAGAACTTCAAGCAGGTACTGCGCGAGATCCGGCACCGGCTCGACGCCGAGGCCGCGCACCTCGAAGTCGAATTTCCCTACTTCATCGAAAAGCAGGCGCCGGTGAGCAAGGCGATGGGCCTAATGGAGTACCGCTGCTCGATCGTGGGCACCCTGCGCGCGGACCGCTACGACGTGGTGGTCACGGTGCGCGTACCGGTGACCACGCTCTGCCCGTGCTCCAAGGCGATCTCCGAGCGCGGGGCCCACAACCAGCGCGGCACGGTGAGCATCAGCTTCCGCTTCGACAGTCTGGTCTGGATCGAGGAGATCATCGAGCTGGCCGAGGGCTCGGCATCCAGCGCGGTCTACTCGATCCTCAAACGCGAGGACGAGAAGTACGTTACCGAGCACGCCTTTGACAACCCGGTCTTTGTCGAGGACGTGGTGCGCAACGTGGCCCAACGCCTGCGCGAAATGGCGCACATCACCTGGTACGCGGTGGAGGTGGAGAACGACGAGTCGATCCACAACCACTCGGCCTACGCCTACGTCGAGCACGACAAACGGGAAGCCGATGGCCGATAA
- a CDS encoding methylenetetrahydrofolate reductase: MPRSLRQALDEDRFAITAEVGPPKGTDVGRLIEQIELLKPEVDALNVTDNQSAVMKLSPLAACKLIVDRGGDAVLQLTCRDRNRLALQSDLLAAWVLGVRNVLALSGDYVLVGDHPQAKPVFDLDSVQLLQTIELLNAGRDLAGNELRGGTGFLAGAAVTPEADPLEPQLLKFEKKIVAGARFFQTQAVFDVERFEFFMQSARKHEVKVLAGIVLLASARMARYMNEKVPGIEVPDALIARLDAAGKDGALEVGIEIAAQTIRRLRQEQICDGVHVMAIGREQLVPQILAAAQ; the protein is encoded by the coding sequence ATGCCGCGCTCGTTGCGCCAGGCATTGGACGAGGACCGCTTTGCGATCACCGCCGAAGTCGGACCTCCCAAGGGGACCGACGTCGGGCGGTTAATCGAGCAGATCGAGCTGCTCAAACCCGAGGTCGACGCGCTGAACGTCACGGACAACCAGTCCGCGGTGATGAAGCTCAGTCCGCTGGCGGCCTGCAAGCTGATCGTGGACCGCGGCGGCGACGCGGTGCTGCAACTGACCTGCCGCGACCGCAACCGCCTGGCGCTGCAATCGGATCTGCTGGCAGCCTGGGTGCTGGGCGTGCGCAACGTGCTGGCGCTCAGCGGCGACTACGTGCTGGTCGGCGACCACCCCCAGGCCAAGCCGGTGTTCGACCTGGACAGCGTGCAGCTTCTGCAGACGATCGAGCTGCTCAACGCGGGCCGCGATTTGGCGGGCAACGAGCTTAGGGGCGGCACCGGATTTCTCGCGGGCGCGGCGGTGACGCCCGAGGCCGATCCGCTCGAGCCGCAGCTTTTAAAATTCGAGAAGAAGATTGTGGCCGGTGCGCGCTTCTTCCAGACCCAGGCGGTGTTCGACGTGGAGCGCTTCGAGTTCTTTATGCAAAGCGCGCGCAAACACGAGGTCAAGGTGCTGGCCGGGATCGTGCTGCTGGCGTCGGCGCGCATGGCGCGCTATATGAACGAGAAGGTTCCAGGGATCGAAGTTCCCGACGCGCTGATCGCCCGCCTCGACGCCGCGGGCAAGGACGGCGCGCTGGAGGTCGGCATCGAGATCGCCGCGCAGACTATCCGCAGGTTGCGGCAAGAGCAGATTTGCGATGGCGTGCACGTGATGGCCATCGGCCGCGAACAACTGGTGCCGCAGATTTTAGCGGCAGCGCAATAG